The segment GCAGTCGGTTGGTTTATCGCTAATATAGTGCGGCGAATTGTCAGCAATTTACTAGCAACTACAGGTGTTGACCATGTAGGAACTCGCGTGGGACTTTCCTCATCTTCAGGAATACAATCTCTGTCGAGTATCATCGGCACGATTGTCTATATTTTGATTTTGATTCCTGTAGCGATCGCATCGCTGAATGCTTTGAGAATTGAGGCGATTTCTCTACCTGCGATCGCCATGTTACAGCAGGTGCTGAATACCCTACCCGCCATCTTTACGGCGATCGCAATTTTAATTGTTTCCTTTTTCTTAGGGCGGTTTGTCTCCGAGTTGGTTACGAGTATCCTCACTAGTTTAGGCTTTAACAACATTTTCACCGTATTGGGTCTACCATCACTGAGTAGACAATCTGCCACTTCCGAAGCAGAAGCAACACCAAGACCACCAAGCCGCACTCCATCAGAAATTGCCGGGATGATCGCCTTAGTGGGTATTATGCTGTTTGCCACAGTAGCAGCAGTTAATATCCTGAATATCCCCGCATTGACATCACTAGTAACAGGGATTTTAATTCTCTTGGGGCGGATTTTGGCAGGATTGATTGTATTCGCCATTGGTTTGTTCTTAGCAAATCTAGCGTTTCAACTGATTACCAGTTCCGGCGACCGCCAAGCCCGAATTTTGGCACAGGTAGCACGGATTGCCATTATTACCTTAGTCTCAGCAATGGCATTGCAACAGATTGGTGTTGCCAGTGATATTGTGAATTTAGCCTTTGGACTTTTGCTAGGTGCGATCGCTGTTGCTATTGCCCTATCATTTGGTCTTGGTGGCCGTGATATTGCCCGTGAACAAGTTC is part of the Nodularia sp. LEGE 06071 genome and harbors:
- a CDS encoding mechanosensitive ion channel; this encodes MNTTWPGITQLIDIGLSMRVQHFLAQSPSLPLDQERVNEGITEVQGIVEQLVAFTPRLLGAAAILLVGWLIAAIAAAVTKKILDNTKIDNRIAAGITGREDVPQIEKLISGLVFWSIILITVVAVLQTLELEVASRPLNNLLDQLIGFLPKLVGAGILLGVAWLIATIVKLITVRGLQALRFDERLNQQAQDNTLNLNQLSLSETIGNALYWFIFLLFLVPILDTLALRQALLPVQSLITEILSILPNILAAALIAAVGWFIANIVRRIVSNLLATTGVDHVGTRVGLSSSSGIQSLSSIIGTIVYILILIPVAIASLNALRIEAISLPAIAMLQQVLNTLPAIFTAIAILIVSFFLGRFVSELVTSILTSLGFNNIFTVLGLPSLSRQSATSEAEATPRPPSRTPSEIAGMIALVGIMLFATVAAVNILNIPALTSLVTGILILLGRILAGLIVFAIGLFLANLAFQLITSSGDRQARILAQVARIAIITLVSAMALQQIGVASDIVNLAFGLLLGAIAVAIALSFGLGGRDIAREQVQGWLDSFKNKE